Part of the Desulfonatronovibrio magnus genome is shown below.
GCAGAGCTTCAAGCGCATGCACGGAGGGGAAACATTTGTGCCCAAGATACCATCTGTGCGCATAACTGACCTGGCCACAGCCATGGCCCCTACCCTGCCCCGTAAAATAATCGGCATCAGGCCGGGTGAAAAGCTCCACGAGGTAATGTGCCCCAGGGATGATTCTCATTTGACCATTGAATTTCCGGACCATTACGTAATAAAGCCAAGCATACGGTTCTTCAGCCGAAGCAATGAGTTTCTGGAAAACAGACTGGGCGAAAAAGGCAAACCTGTTTCACAGGGCTTTGAGTACAATTCAGGAGACAATCGACATTTTTTGAGTATTGAAGAAATATCTGAATTTAACCACCTGGCTTGTGGAGGGAGCATTACGCGTTTCTGAAAAGTCGAATGGGGACAGTCCCGAAGCCAGGGACAGTCCCCGTGCCAAGCCGTCACAATCGGGTTTTAACCCAATAATTGCTATGACAACCAGCTCACATTCATAAGTTTTCAGAAACGCGTAATACTTCCCTTGTGGAAATTGATCATTTGTTTTTCAAGACATACTATCAACAGACCAATTGCTGAGATTAACTGCTGTTGGCAATTTTTTATAATATGAATGGTGAATGTTATGCCAGGACAGATTTATGAAGTAGATATTTCTGATGAAGGCCTCCTTGATTTTCAGATTCAGGTGTCTGACAAATTAAGGGGCAAAGAAGTAAGGCTGTTACTTCTTACTGATAATGAGTGGGAATCCAGTGCAGAAGAACTGCAGGAAGCAGTGGATCAGGACTGGTCGGACTGGCTGGATGTAAGGGAAGATGTTTACGAGGAATATCGTGGCCAAACTCCAAAAGGGTGATATCTACCTTAGCAAATTTCCTTTTACCAGCCATAAGCAATTCAAAATTCGCCCTGTGGTGGTGCTTGCAGAAGACAAGACCTACAAGGATGTGGTTGTAATGGCTATATCTTCAGTCCTTGATAGATGGGATCCCTCTTCAGTAGTTTATATACTCTCTGAAGATATTGACTTCAAAATCACAGGCCTGAAAAAAGATTCCTGCATTTTAGTTAACAGAATAGCCACTATCCAAAAGGATCGGCTTTTTCATCAGCTAAGAAGACTGC
Proteins encoded:
- a CDS encoding polysaccharide biosynthesis protein; translated protein: MAGAHSTTFSVVRYGNVLGSWGYVVPYFKKLIAFGTDHLPITHEDMTRFWITLDQGVDFVMQSFKRMHGGETFVPKIPSVRITDLATAMAPTLPRKIIGIRPGEKLHEVMCPRDDSHLTIEFPDHYVIKPSIRFFSRSNEFLENRLGEKGKPVSQGFEYNSGDNRHFLSIEEISEFNHLACGGSITRF
- a CDS encoding type II toxin-antitoxin system PemK/MazF family toxin, which codes for MAKLQKGDIYLSKFPFTSHKQFKIRPVVVLAEDKTYKDVVVMAISSVLDRWDPSSVVYILSEDIDFKITGLKKDSCILVNRIATIQKDRLFHQLRRLPANHIQKIETHFLENHLIGCNNPQSRSYEA